Within Caldivirga sp., the genomic segment CATCACGTAGTCGCATGGGATTAAGCATTAATAGGGGAGTTAGGGAACTGGGCTATGAGAGTTATAGTACTTGGTGATGAGGATACTGTTAACGCGTTTAGATTAATTGGATTCGAGGGCTACGTGGTGGACTCTAGGTCACTTGTACCTAGAATTAAGGAATTATTAGGCATGGATGATGTTGCAGCAATCCTTGTTACGAGTAGTGTAAGTAGTGAAGCTGGTCAAGAATTCATTAATCTTAGGACAAGGATTAGGAAACCCCTTATACTTGAAGTACCCGCCTTAAGTAACACTGAACATAGGGAAGTTAACTACATGGCTATACTCAGGTCCGTGCTTGGTGTTTAAGACCTTTAATAACACGGTAAGTAAACGCTCATTACTCCTCTAAAGACTACCATTGAGTTAGCATCACCACTCAGAATCCTCCATTAAGCTGGACGTAGTTAATAGTACATTTAGGCTCACTACGTATCAACTAGGGTGGGGGGAAAGGGATTTCAAAACCTCAGTGGGGTTGTAAAGGTGTAGTGGAGTTTTACAAAAATCTAATAATCATGTCCATAGATATGCCTGCATATGCTTAAAAACCTAGTAACCCCTTACCACTGTTGAGTATGTCCGAGCAGTTGATTAGATTAATAAATAGCGTGATGGATAAGGTTAAGGCAGACTCCGAGGAGTGGATTAGTAACCTTAGTTTAAAATATGAGGCTGAGTTAATGAGCGTCATTGAGGATGAGATTAGGAAGCATAGTAATGAACTTGAGGAGGTGGATAGACAAACAATGTTGAATAGGGAGTATAAACTTTACGATGCTTCAATGAGCGTTAAGGCGGAGTACCTAGCCCTAATTGATGAGTTAACCCGCGACGTAATTAGTAAGGTTAAGGAGCGTATAAACAATGAGAGGGATAGTGAAGCGTACAGTAAATTAATTACGACACTCCTTAATCAGGCTGTTGAGGTGACTCAATCCAGGGAATTAGTGGTAACTTGTTCACCAAGGGACAAGCAGCTAATTTCATCATTAGCGGCTAAGATGGGGATTAGCGTGGAGTTTAAGAATGGGGATGAGGGGATGTTGGGTTTAATAGCCTCCACTAAGGATGGATCGGTAACATATGAGGCAACCATTGATGATGTGTTAAACCGCATGATAGACTCCATAAGGAGTATAATTAAAGATGTGGCTAATGAGGTGGTTAAGCAATGATGAGCAGTCAAGGCACTGGCAGGATACTTGTAGTTAATGGTCCAGTAATAAAGGCCGAATTACCTGGAGCTAAGCTTTATGAATTAGTATTCGTAGGTGAATTGGGGTTATTTGGGGAGGTGGTTAGGGTTCAGGGTGATGACGCGTTCATACAGGTCTATGAGGATACTACTGGGATAAAGCCAGGTGAACCGGTGGTTAGGACTGGTGAAATGCTTAGTGCCTGGCTTGGACCTGGAATAATAGGCCAGGTTTACGATGGTGTTCAAAGGCCTCTAAAGGTTATTTTTGATCAAACAAATAAACCATTCATAGCAAGGGGGATTAACTACGATAAGGCGCCGCCACTTGACTTTAACAGGAAGTGGAGGTGGATACCTAGGGTTAAGGTTGGTGATAAGGTTAATGTGGGGGAAGTCCTCGGCATAGTACCTGAAACCCAGTTAATAGAGCATAGGATACTGTACCCACCCTTATATAAGCCCGGTGTTGTTAAGTACATTGCCCCTGAGGGTGACTATACGCTTAATGATGATGTTGCTGAGGTGGAGACTAACGATGGCTTAATTAAGGTTAAGATGTGGCATAAGTGGCCTGTTAGGAGACCAAGGCCCTTCCAGGAAAAGCTGCCTCCAAGTGACCCATTGATAACTGGAATAAGGGTTATTGATACAGTGTTCCCAATAGCCAAGGGTGGTGCAGCCTCAATACCAGGTCCATTTGGTTCAGGTAAGACTGTGACAATTAGGTCACTCATGCTTTACGCAATGACACAGTACAGTGTCCCAGTCCTATGTGGTGAGAGAGGTAATGAGGCTGCTGATGCATTGCAGGGATTACTTAAGTTATCTGACCCAGCCACTGGGCGTCCATTACTTGAGAGGGAAACCATAATAGTTAATACGTCTAACATGCCTGTTGCCGCTAGGGAGGCAAGCATATACATGGGTGCTACGATAGCCGAGTACTTCAGGGACCAGGGCTACGATGTACTCTTAATGGCGGATTCCACAAGCCGTTGGGCTGAGGCAATGCGTGAGGTAGCATTGAGGATTGGTGAGATGCCGAGTGAAGAGGGTTTCCCAGCCTACTTACCCACTAGGCTTGCTGAGTTCTATGAGAGGGCTGGTAAGGTTAAGCTACTTAACGGTGGCTTAGGTTCATTAACCATAGCAGCCTCAGTGAGCCCACCAGGCGGTGACTTCACTGAACCGGTGACTAGCCACACGTTAAGGTTCATTGGAGCCTTCTGGCCCCTTGACGCTAGGCTAGCCTACTCTAGGCATTACCCAGCCATTAATTGGCTTCAAGGCTTCAGTAGGTATGTGGACTCAGTGGCTTCTTGGTACGGTAAGGCGGTGGGTGAGGATTGGGTTGAGTTAAGGAGGATTGCAATAGAAGTATTGACTAGGGAGGCTGAGTTGGCTGAGATAGTTAGGATACTTGGAAGTGAGGCTTTGAGTGAGCAGGAGAAGCATGTGCTTAACGTTGCATCAATGATACGTGAAGGCTTCCTTAAACAGGACGCATTTAACCCAGTGGATACGCCATCAGCGCCGGAAAAACAGTATTGGCTACTTAGATTAATGATAACCTACTATAGGGTTGGCTCAGAGGCAATTAACTCTGGCGTGCCGGCTAATGCTATTAGGGAATTGGACTCAGTGAGGAGGCTTATTAGGCTTAAGATGGAGGTTAAGAGCAGTGACTACAAGGTCCTGGCCGATTACGAAAAGAAACTGGTTGACGATATAAGGGGGCTCGTAGCCAAGTTCAGTAAGTAACACTAATGTAATGAGATTATTGAGTACGGTTAAAATTCTCACATTCGTAATTTATCGCAGTGGTAGTATAATTTCGTTAAACCTCAGTCTGGGGCATGGCCTACTCACCGCATCATTATCAGGAGTGTTCATCACTTAGGCTAATTTAGGTAATTCTTAATAAAGTTTAACCTAGTGATGAATCAATGCTAGGCTATGCAACAGATAAGTTAACGCCAGTCTCATACAGTAGGCTGTTTAAGTACCAGGTTAGGGTGTCTCAGGCAATATTAATAGTCTCACTGATTCTTCTAACCATTGGACCAGCCCTATCAGTAAACCTCACTGAGATTCACGGTAGAGTAATGGTTAGTGGCCTAGTCTTATTTTACTTAAGCGTAATGTATAGTCAACACCCTGGGTTCACTAGGCTAATGCCATCACGCTCAGTTTCATTAATTATGGGGATCCTAGCCGTATCCTGGTCCTTGACCTATGTACTTAATCAATGGGTTTGGAGAATACTACTGGTGGCTTGGGTTGTATTATATGTTTTAATATTCATTGAGAGGGGGATTGGTAAAATACCATTGTTTTACCCAAACATATTCACAGTGATTGGCTTGATATCCTCCTTAACAGTCATAGTGACGAATAATCCCCTATCCCTCATAGGGTTCCCCCTATCATCATTAACTAGCCTGATGAGGAGGGTTGAGGATAGGCGTAGGCCAAGTTACCTAGATGCAGCCTTCTTCACAATGCCGGTTTTAATGTACTTCATTAACCACCCCTACTCGGTTACACTGCTTATACTCTTTGAGTTACTGGCGCTTGGAATACCATTATCACTACCTAAGCGGGTTGGTCTTGCTGTGGCGTACCCAGTGGGGGCGGTACTAGGTAGGTTTGGGCTAGCAGTATCATTGGCGGTCTCAGTATACGCTTCATCACTTAGCGCACTGCACATGGTGTTATTGGGTTACGTTGCAGTAATGATGTCTTCATTATGCATCCCCATGCTTATACCTGGTTACCTCTGGCTGTGGCCTAGGGGGTATGGCCCTGAGATACCAATATTGATTGAGGGGGCGGCATTACTTAGGTTAGCTTACGCGTATGTTGATTCCTGGGTTATTTACGCATCATTAATACTCCTGTACGCTGCTTTTATTGATATATTAATTCACTACGCTGCAGGTAGGAGGATTAATGTTGAGATTTAGGGAAAGATTTAAATAGAATAAGGTAGAGTATTCTTAGTTTGGGTTCATTTTTAAACATAATGATTTATTCCTTTAGCATATAGTGTAGATAAACCAATAAGTATATATACCAGTACTGTTTTTAGTTTTTCGATGAGTATGGAGAGCCAGGTTGAGTCTGAGCCAATTGGGAGAGAATTAACGGAGAGGCAGCTTCAAATACTGCAGTTCCTACTGAAAAAAGCCCAACCACTAAGGGTGTACACTGTTTACGCAGATCAGGATCAGATAGCAAGGGAACTAGGCATGACTAGGCAAGCCTTATCAGTGCACTTAAAGAAGCTTAAGGACTTTGGGTTAATAAGGACTGGTAGGGAGTTCGTTGATGTTACGGAGAAGGCACTGAGGGTTCTTAGGATGAGCGGCGCTGAGGCAATAGTCATGGCTAAGGTTGCCCCTAAGTATAGGCAGCAGGTTTACGAGAAGCTTAAGGAAATGCCAATAGAGAAGGCTTACAGGGTTTCAGGGGACTATGACTTAATAATAATAGCCAGGGAAATACACATTAATGATTTACTACGAATAATGAGCCAAATGGAGGGTATTGAGGACACTAGAACATTCATATCACTAGAGGTAATTAAGGAATAGTAAATTACCCCCACTAAGTTAAAAGATTAAAATCATGCTTTGATTCCAAAACACTGAAAATAAAGCTAACCTTTATTAAGTAGGTTCAACATTAAGGTAACGTGAAGTATAACTTAAATAAACCCAGTGATGTAAGGAAGTACCTTAAACACGTATTATCGGTAAGTTCACTAATAATACTTGGACCATTATTAATACTCCTTATTCTACCATTCTTCAAGCGGCTAATGATGGCTATGTACACGTCCACATTGCTCATATTCATACTGGGCTTCTACCTAATCGGCGCAAGCATGGTAATGAAGGCCTCAGAGAAAGGTAGAGTGAATAAAAGAAGGAGGAGGAATTTGTTTTAAGGCTAATGCTTTAATTACTTAAGGTATTTCCTAAGCCTATTTTCTGCTTCTCCCCAGTTGAGTACATTCCATACTGCATCCAGGTAGGCGTTCCTATTATTCTTGTACTGAAGGTAGTAGGCGTGCTCGAACTCATCCACTATTAGAAGAATAGGTAACTCCGCTATGTGTTGATTAAAATGATTCTCGAATGTTGTGAAAACAAGGTTACCTGTCTCAGTATCATAATACAATACTGCCCAACCACTGCCTGGTAATGACCTCATAACCTCATTAAAGAGGCTCCTGAACTTATCATAACTACCAAACTGCTTAACTATTAAGTCACCTAGGTAACCACCTGGTGTTCCACCACCCTTACCTGCTGGTGCCATACTATTCCAGTAAAGCGTGTGAAGCTTATGGCCATTTATGTTGAAAAACAGGTTTCTTAATAACCCCTGTATATCGTAGCTTGTTACCTCATTCCTAATTATCTTCTCCAACCTATCAACTGCTGCATTAGCACCATTAACGTACCCCTTATGGTGCCCATTATAGTGGACATCAATTACTTGACCGCTTATGTGTGGTTCAAGCGCATTCACATTATACGGTAGTGGCGGTAATTCATATCTCTTGAATAGAGTTTGCGTAGCCATACTGGCTAAGTGCTTAAGTCTTTATAAACAATACTCCACTGTTAATTTCAGTATTAAGGCTTAAACTTTAAGTTAATTATAATGGGGTTTAAATCCAAGCCTCCTAATAGGGTAGTGTGAACTGGAATAACCACTTATATTATCCGCTACCTAAAAATCGCTTGACTGGAGTTAATGGTATGGAAACCATTACGTTAATATATGATGATTCAACAATGAGCCTGGTCAAGGAGGTGTTAAGTAAGGGTATTACTAATGTTAAGTTGATTAAGGCTTATGGTGATGAATTACCTACACCAATATTAATAACAGGTAACGTAATGTTAACTGGACTGCAGGCTGTGCAGTATATTAAGGATATTGGGGTAATGAGACGTAGTTAAATTTATTGTACTACTGAGACTTGATTTAAGTTAGAGATGAATTACTACGTGAAACAATATTTGTTAAACACATGTCTAAATGCTTAATTTAACACTAATATTTATAAATTAGTGAACGTAAGGTTAACTATGGCGTTTGAGGTTTTCCTTCTCATCCAGACCAGGGTTGGGAAAGTGTTTGAAGTATCGGAGAAGATAAAGTCAATTAACTGGATTAAGGTAGCTTATTCAGTTACTGGTCCATACGATATCATTGCCCTAGCAGAGGTTGATAGGGTTGATGACCTTGAGAACTTAATAAAAATGATTCATTCAATCGATGGTGTTGAAAGAACATTAACAGCCATGGTCATTAGGAAACATTAACCTAAAACTATAATAATAAGTTATAAATACTACTAAGGATTTATTATAAAATGCACTAGAGCATTCAACACATGTTTGCGTAAAATTTTTTAAACAGCTCCACAGTAATTACTTGGTGAGAAGCGATGGCGGTAGTTAACTTAAGGAGTTACTTGTATTCACCCTGCCTAATTCTGTACCCTAGGCTATGCCTTGGGTATAGGGTTTCTAACTTAACACTGCTCAATACTAAGATCAAGTCGGTTAACATAGCTAGATTAGCAGTGTAAATTATTTGAAGATAATATTTTTGAGTCTTAAGTAAAAATCATTAATTGTCTAAATTATGCAATTTT encodes:
- a CDS encoding superoxide dismutase, which encodes MATQTLFKRYELPPLPYNVNALEPHISGQVIDVHYNGHHKGYVNGANAAVDRLEKIIRNEVTSYDIQGLLRNLFFNINGHKLHTLYWNSMAPAGKGGGTPGGYLGDLIVKQFGSYDKFRSLFNEVMRSLPGSGWAVLYYDTETGNLVFTTFENHFNQHIAELPILLIVDEFEHAYYLQYKNNRNAYLDAVWNVLNWGEAENRLRKYLK
- a CDS encoding V-type ATP synthase subunit A, which produces MMSSQGTGRILVVNGPVIKAELPGAKLYELVFVGELGLFGEVVRVQGDDAFIQVYEDTTGIKPGEPVVRTGEMLSAWLGPGIIGQVYDGVQRPLKVIFDQTNKPFIARGINYDKAPPLDFNRKWRWIPRVKVGDKVNVGEVLGIVPETQLIEHRILYPPLYKPGVVKYIAPEGDYTLNDDVAEVETNDGLIKVKMWHKWPVRRPRPFQEKLPPSDPLITGIRVIDTVFPIAKGGAASIPGPFGSGKTVTIRSLMLYAMTQYSVPVLCGERGNEAADALQGLLKLSDPATGRPLLERETIIVNTSNMPVAAREASIYMGATIAEYFRDQGYDVLLMADSTSRWAEAMREVALRIGEMPSEEGFPAYLPTRLAEFYERAGKVKLLNGGLGSLTIAASVSPPGGDFTEPVTSHTLRFIGAFWPLDARLAYSRHYPAINWLQGFSRYVDSVASWYGKAVGEDWVELRRIAIEVLTREAELAEIVRILGSEALSEQEKHVLNVASMIREGFLKQDAFNPVDTPSAPEKQYWLLRLMITYYRVGSEAINSGVPANAIRELDSVRRLIRLKMEVKSSDYKVLADYEKKLVDDIRGLVAKFSK
- a CDS encoding Lrp/AsnC ligand binding domain-containing protein, whose protein sequence is MAFEVFLLIQTRVGKVFEVSEKIKSINWIKVAYSVTGPYDIIALAEVDRVDDLENLIKMIHSIDGVERTLTAMVIRKH
- a CDS encoding V-type ATP synthase subunit F, with amino-acid sequence MRVIVLGDEDTVNAFRLIGFEGYVVDSRSLVPRIKELLGMDDVAAILVTSSVSSEAGQEFINLRTRIRKPLILEVPALSNTEHREVNYMAILRSVLGV
- a CDS encoding V-type ATP synthase subunit E gives rise to the protein MSEQLIRLINSVMDKVKADSEEWISNLSLKYEAELMSVIEDEIRKHSNELEEVDRQTMLNREYKLYDASMSVKAEYLALIDELTRDVISKVKERINNERDSEAYSKLITTLLNQAVEVTQSRELVVTCSPRDKQLISSLAAKMGISVEFKNGDEGMLGLIASTKDGSVTYEATIDDVLNRMIDSIRSIIKDVANEVVKQ
- a CDS encoding Lrp/AsnC ligand binding domain-containing protein is translated as MSMESQVESEPIGRELTERQLQILQFLLKKAQPLRVYTVYADQDQIARELGMTRQALSVHLKKLKDFGLIRTGREFVDVTEKALRVLRMSGAEAIVMAKVAPKYRQQVYEKLKEMPIEKAYRVSGDYDLIIIAREIHINDLLRIMSQMEGIEDTRTFISLEVIKE